The Cygnus olor isolate bCygOlo1 chromosome 10, bCygOlo1.pri.v2, whole genome shotgun sequence genomic interval GTTTGAGACTCAcctaatattaaataaaaaaacgTGGAATTTACCTTTTAGGCTCACACAGCTATAACGTGATCCAATTATTTATGCatcaaaatggatttttgtcagtgtttgagaggcaactttttttttttttttgaaaaaacgATGGTGCTCTTTTAGTGTCTCAATGTCCATGCTTCTTTTAGATGTCCTAAGTACATGCGTACCATCACACCTCTTACTTTACACTATTTTAAAGGGAAACAGAGAATTACCTGTCCAAGAACCCCGACAAAATACCTCACACATCATTTCcttacaggaaaacattttgtgctTATGTCTCTCAACCCACTCATATACTCCTTGGGCAAACATCAAGCCCTTTTAATTTACCTTCAGCTACCTCACATCTTCGTCAAGAGTCTCACAGCTCAGTATAAGCTAAAACCATCTTACCAAGTCTGTCAGAAAGgttcttttccaatttttccCATGACGAGGTTTGTGCTCCCAGTGTGGCTTGCAAATTTTCTATCTGCCGGAGAAGTGGTCGTGTAGCAGATGTAACGCTTTGACTTAGTTCTTGGTTCCGACTTTCTGCTTCCTGGAGTCTCTGAAATCACAAATTAAACATATTAAAGCTTTAAAACGATGTAATGGATTGAAACGCTATCACACTACATCAGCTAAATACATAGGCTATTTATTAATGACgttagctttttgttttcagtttttagaAGTTCTCCTTGCAGGTATGGGTTGGCATTGTCTTATTTGCTACAATACCTGTTGTAGTTCACTGATTTCCTGGCGTAAATAATCTTCTTTTCTCGCTGCCTGCTGTTCTGCACGTTGCAGCGCTAGCCTCAGGTCTGACACCTAAACAAGCAAGGCATTGTTACTAATCTCTTGCCAAACGTCACAGTGCCATCTACCCATTGCTACAGTCCTctcccattttaaaacaatgtcaGATGGGGTACAAGTTAAAGGCTTGAGTTTTGCAAGCACACAAAGTTATGTAATTTATGTATCACTAAATATTTTGTCCAATTATATTCCTTGAAATTTGCATCATGATTCAACCAATACAGACTTAAATATGCAAACTGTCAAAGCAACTTTATTTAGACAAGTAAAAttagaagtctttttttaaagaaaattaaattctaaaGTTTAGCACAACTACCACTAGAGGCTGAACTCaagtttacagaaaagaaatccacTAGGTATTGCTTAGTAGACAGAAATGAGTTGCACCTAATATCGTGTCTGGTTCATTATGGCAAATGCACACCCCATCCAAGCACATCTGTTCATTCAGTAAGTTCTATTCTCCACATTTAAGACTCACCTGAATTGCCAGAGCTTCTTGTTGCTGTCGTGCCTCATCCTGGGCCTTCTCCAGAGCTAACCCAAGCTCTTCCTTTGCCTTCATTTCCCGACTTAGTGCTGCTTCTTGTGCCTCACTGTCCTTTGTAGCATTAGCTTTATGAAGATCTGCAAGTTCCCTGGGGGAGGAAGACAGGAAAGCCATGCTTTTTGCAGTTTATACAATGCCAACTGTAACTTCACAAATAACTTCATTATGTATCATTGTAGCATCTTGGAATCATCGCACAAGAAATAGACATGGAAGCTGATTGTACAGTTCAAGACAGGCACCCAAATATCTGCTTACTTGTACGCACTGTCGAGTGCTGCCTGCACGCTTCTGTTCCGTTCCTCAAGGTCTTCCACTTCTGCCTGAAGCTTAGCAAGATCCTTTTCCTGTCGCTCAACAACATTGTTCAGTTGTTTAATATTATCTCGATGCTGCTTCTCAAGGTCTTCCTTGCCATCAAGTACCTATTGGAGTGCAGACAAGCATCAGATTAATCCCAGTGCACGGGGTGGATCACGCCACCTTGAGCAAGGACAATGACAGCTGTGGTGACTGATTCAGAATTAAGTTACACAAAGTGACCGAAGCCATCTAACATCTTGCAAAAGAGAAAGGCAAGAGAAAGGCCATCTCTCCCGAGGAGGGAGCACTTCGTCACCACACAATTGCACATATTTCCTCCTGCTAGATCTTCTGCTTGCAAGTCCGTGATTCAACTCACAAACCAATCGAGAAAACTGCCCAAATTTGGCCAATACAGTTTTTTCAACTCAAATTTCATCAGTCTGACAACCAACAACACAAGTGCAAACAAGCAGCTGGAGAGAGAGATAACTGCAATTTAAAACTACTGAAATCACATCTCCGTGTTCCAGTAATACAAATTAGAAAAGTctcccaggaaagaaaaaaaaaaggctaccTAGAGCTTCCCCAAAAGGCTACTCTGCGGCCAatctaaaaagctttttcaaaaaaaagaaaaaactcacCTGTTTTAAATGCTGCAACTCTTCTTCCAGTTCCTTaatctttttgttctgttttgtattaatattttctctttctttctcctttgctcttAATTTCTTAATCATGTTGGAATTGTGTAGCTGCTGTTTGGAAAGcttttctcctgtgaagaaaacatACACAAAGTTAGCACATATTGCCTGTTATTCTATGAACAGTCTCCATTCACACCTTTCTCTGCCCTCCAGCCCCGTGAAAATAATAACCAAACGTATAATGAAACATTTACTTGTATTTTCATGCAAATTCTTAAGCTTCCAGTCCACCTCAAAATGACCTCACTACACTAAGCTACATTGAGATAGGACAGTCATTGAAAAggctttgaaagcaaaagaaatcatcttaacaggaaaaaaaaaacataacgGCCAGTTCATTTAATAACTATAACTTACTTCCAAAGTTAAGACGTAGTAGGGGAGATACCGTAGAAATGGCTTGAACAATGCTCTGGTCAAATCTTTACCAAATGGAACACAGAGCGCTGCACTGCACAGTGGTTTTATCTCAAGGTACCTTTTAATGCATGTCACAAAAACCATCCCTCCAGCCATCTGCATTTGACTGATGGACCCCGTTGCTCTTCGCCATTAACTAAGTAGTTTAAATGTATAGACACATCTAACATGCTTCAAATATGGTATTTTTCCCCATATAAGGAAGGCTTTTATGCTAAGACAGTACATTTCAAATTATTCTACaaagttttacttaaaaataaaatcttacctTCCTCCATCAATCCTTtgatttgttcttctttttctttcagtaattcaGCAGTTTCATTAGTATTAAGTCTAGTAGCCAATTCTTCTTTAACAGTCTTTACTTCCTAAAGAATGGAACAAAGTACTTAGGACCATTCATTAGAATGTATTTATGGCTAGAGGCACAATTGCACTGATcacctccttttcccctccctctcaaAAGGCTTTTCTTCAAGAACAATTTAGgctgggaagggacctctggaagttATCTGATAAAACCTTGTATTTAAAGTAAAGCTAACTTCCCAGTCCAATCAGATTGCCCTATTCCATCAAGTTTTAAAAACCTCCAAGGATTAGTTTCATTAAAAAGCTGGTTACCTTTTTAGCTGCATCTCTTTCCTTGCACGCAAGCTGGAGCTTCTTTTCAGCATCCGCTATTCGCTGAGCAAACTCCTCTTTAAGAGATGAAATGCTACTGGTCTCTTCTTTCATTCTGAACACTTcactacatttaaaattaacatttcagaaCAGTTTCATTGTTATGTGACATCCCAAACAGTTTGCAACAGGCTGTcccaaatgcttttaaaacGTGTTTATAATCTTTACATATTTTACCAACAGGTCAAAAAACACATCCATATTGGAAGTACCAAAGGTCTTTATTAACTCAGCAatttaacagtgaaaataacCAAACTCTAGATTTACCTTAAATGTTTTGCTCCTTGATCAAGTTCTTTCAGAATAACCTCTTAGTCTGTACCATGTACAGGGCAAATgattaaacttatttttaagttaagaTCAATTTAGTCATTAAATAATATCTTCACATATTATTCATAAATTTCTACACCTCATATTTGATCAGTAAATTGGCAGAttcaacttttcatttttcattctaacTGAATTAAacaattaattctgtttttttcctacaacCAGTCTTCCTACAATGTTTTCACTGCCTCCGTTTTCCTCAGCAAATTACTTAGTAAATCAAGCTAATCTATCTGTATCAGAGCAGTCAGTTTCCATTAATATCAAAACCCAGTCTTATAATAAAGATCTTTCTTAATATTGAAATCTGCCTCTGCACACCTGTTTCCCATCAGCCTTCCCAAAAGAGGTTTTGCccccaagaaataaaaaagactgcATGTGCTgtaatggtatttttatttccacatttcctAAACAGGGCACATCCTTTGCAACCTTCGCTCTAGTTATAAAAGGCACCTGTTTTATCATTTGGTCACAATGATAATATTTACATTGTAATACTGTTTGTATTACAGTAAAGTTAGTTACACCAATGACTGTGTCTATTTTCATACTTACTCTTTTAGGTTATCATAAGCTTCTTCCAGGCGTGCCTTTTCTTTACTAGTACTTAATAActgtgtttctctcttctccagcttctctgtTAATGAATCAAtcatctggaaaacattttaacacaCAAAGATCAGATGAATGGGACAATTGAAACACGAGAGGGGCAggcttccccttcctcccccctcctccaaCATTAAAAATTTTAGTTCAAATTCCTAAAAGAATTGAGAAGCTTAAGACAGTGAAGACGACCACATTTCTGCTACATTAATGTAGAACTAGGCAATATCTAAACACAAGATACCTGTTTACTAgagttttaacaaaaaaagcCTGCTAAGTACACATGACTCAGCTAACCTCCTCAATAAATTCAAGTTATGTTCAATTACACAAGTTTTTAAACAGAGCCGATAGCCTATAAAACTACAGCTAACATTAACCATTGAGACTCCCCACTGTGCTCCTCATACCACtctttacagaatcacagaataatttacatttgaaaaggTCTCTTCTGTGAACTGACAGCATTGGATGAGGAAAGCAAATTTCCAGGCAGAGTCAGGAGATCTTAATACATCATCAAAATTATCTAATATCAGATTTTAGAAAGCTAAGCATAGAGGAGTAACACAAACATATATACCAATACAAAGAAATGGAACAGATTTTATAAATGTCACTCAGCATGGCAGTGAAAGACAAAATCTGCTCTGGTCCATTAACAACATTTCCCTTAAACTCTTCAATAAGATCGGAAAATTCTGGTACAGCACTCCATGGAGCTTCCTAAGGAATTTATATGACATTCTCTACAATTTACACCAAAAAacgttttctttaaaatacaaattagaCTGGGGCTTTATGAATTTCCGTAAGCAATTGCTTTTCCCTTATTACTGTTGGAAATGCTATCACTACTGCAAACACGCCTACAGAGCAATGCCAAGAGTAGGGCGCACCTACGTCAGATATTATGCAAATACACTATGTCTGAAACAAAACGTagaaaaaacagagtaaaaGTTGTCAAAGCAgctcagaatttaaaaacaagaacagaggGACAGGAAGGTGacagaggaaatggaaaaaaatagtgcaCACAAAGCTCCAGCTAAGCCTTCCACCCTCTGGAGCATCCTACTTCTCCACATCTCTAGTTAACCCATCTATTTAAGCTAGCCATCCAGATTTCTTCATATCTGTTCATTATCCATAACGATACCTACCTGCTTCATTAAAATACCTAACGTACCTTTCTTTTTATAAGAGTTTGTACCACACAAAATAACACATCTGACTTATGAAGGCTTCCTGCTTGCTAGCAGTAGTCACAATTCACAGTACTGACAATTGAACTTAAGTGAAACCCCAAATGATTTGCCCAGAAACTGCACCAGTATTCTTCcactgcagaacagcaaagaaTTTTCTACAAGTTAACTCAGCATTAATCAATTCATTCGAGGTGAACCTAATACCTCTGTAATGAGGTGATGGGAATTGCATCCATATTTAAAGGGTGTGCTTGCCGTTACCTTTTTAAGCTCTTGCTTTTCAGAGTcctcttccagcagcttttCACCAACATCCTGCTGTGGCTCGGTCTCCTCTTTCACAACCTGTTCTTCATCAGTTTGCACAGTAGCAACCAAAACATCTGGCTGCTCGGAATTAACAGGGGTCGCGCTTCTGCCACTCTCTTCCATCTCAGCTTCCTCAGCATGTAACACGGGACTGTCATTTAGATCTTCAGATTTACTTTTCAGGGCGTCAACCGTTTCTGTCTTTGGGGCAGAAGGACTGACAGTGACAGATGCTGAAGTACCAGCCCTGCCTGATTCGTCGTCTGAATTGATCTCACTGACACTCCTACTATCTAACGACTGTACGCTAAACGAATCTATTCTTTCAAAAGCatctgaggagcagcagctctcgGTCATTTTTTGAAAGTCATCTAAACGATTATAATCCGTGCAGGCAGACGTAGATAAAAGCTGAAATGATGTCTGCATTAGGTGGAGACTGGATTTTGAATCTGCGGCTTCTTGTCTCGAACTTACTGAGCTCTCACTTATTACACTTTCGTGGTCCAAAACCTCAATGTCACTAGTTGTGGATGTCCCCGAAGAGAAAGTGCTAATTGGAGGTGATGGCGTATTGCTTTGCCTGTCCTCAGTTTTTTGCTCCTTAGTTTCCAAACCCACGTCTTTTGTACCTGCATTAAGAGACTGTGAAGTGCTATCCAGTACGCCTCCcgttccaaccccccctgcgCTGGATTTTTCATTGAGAGCATCTTCAGGTTCTTTCAGATTTAGAGCAGACACCTTTTTGTCAGTAACCTCACCCGTGCTTTCTTCATGCTTGGCACTGAGCACAGAATTCTCTTCTAGTTTCTCCTTGGGAATATCGAGGTTTTTCAAGTCCACTAAGCCAGCTACAGAGGAATCCTTCACTTCTGCCTCTGTTGTCACGGGTACTTCCAGCTGACTGGGGTGCTGAGACTCCTGTAAAGCGCTTTTCACCTCCTCTTTGGGTCGCTGTGATTTGGCTGGAGGTTTGGACACCACTGGACTTTTCTGTATATTCTGAACGTCTGTTGGAGAGAGAAAGGCACTGAAGAAGTTTTCAGATTCATCTACTACCGTTCTCCTCACTGGTTTGGTGATTGCTGTTGGCGATATTGGctgattctgtggttctgtgttTGAACTTAAACCCCAGGAAGATGTATCCCATCCTCCGCTTATGAGAGAATTTGTTCCTAAAACGATAAAAAAGAGACATGccaagaaaacaattattttccagtaaCTGTCTCTTTATGTGCAACAGTTCAGAAAACAATGTTTCCCATATTGTATAAAGCAAATATTAACACAAGTgcaaacagcaacatttttgtttctacttcCTGACAAAGCTTGGAACTgatctttaaacaaaacaaaagaagggagaaatgaaGTAATTCAAGGACTTAAGGACACGTTAAACAGTAACTTGAGCAAAGGCATAAAAGAAACCATACACGAATTATACCAGTAACTCCCAGAcagaatttcagaaggaaaatggaaaaaagtgcCTTGGAAGGGGAGAAGAGCCCATGCAGCATTCCATGGCCTTGCATAAGGGCAAGTCTAAGCCTTTTCAGACACAAAAAGCAAGCGTTGCCTTTGCACAGGGAACAAGAGAGAAGGAATGCAGCCTCCTGCTTCCTGTAGGGAGAGGAGGCTAGGCAAAACAATCAGCAGAGCTGCGGTTTAGAAGTTACACAGATTAGAAAGCAAGGAACTACTACTAGGTCTTAAAATTTATCAGCCAGTAGCACACAAACACTTCACAAGTCATTACAGAAAACGGGAAAAAAGCTTGTattgtgtattttaatattatctACAAAAAGTATTTGTAAGATTTACACTATAAGAAGAGTTCTGGCCCTTTCAGTTTGTGACAGACCTCATATTTTCCTCACACACTAAGCGACAGCATGAAGCTGACAACACACAGCAAAACTAAGATGActgtttccttctcctctggAAAATCACTGAATTGAGGAGTTCTGAAGCTGGCCTAAATCAAAGTTATCAGCCAGTTACTTCTAACTTATTTCTTTCAGGCAAAACAAAAGTAGTCTGATTTTGGCTGTTTTCCTTATGAATTACAGTAGTGCTACAGATACGAagatataaatgaaattaaaaagatagtTTGGACAAGTTTCAAGAGATTAAGTGCTACACAAGATGCTATAAACAATTCCTGTGTAAGACACTGACAGTATGTGACTGAccagcccttcctcccccaaaaGTCTGAAGATATGCAAAATTGAGCATAGTTGAGTAACCTAGAAAACACTTTCAATTGTTTTAGCTTTCAATTTTCAGAAACCTCACTCTGCTGCGGGTGTACCTAGAATAGCTTCATACCACAAGTACATGAAGTTGTACATACAACTGCAGTAAGGACACTGGTTCTAGAAACCTTACTTTCCTAacttttactttatttgtttCTATCTTTAAGGTACTATTTATAGAAACCAGTTTTTAGCATGAGGTTGCCTTCCTGCTTGTTCATTTCAAAGTGGCAACTTTGGATTGACCATTCCTTCAGCTTCTGCGCTGGCACCCACAGGTACAAGGGAGACAGTTTTTCATCTCCAAGCCGTGCCCGTTCTTCCAGCGGTGTGCTCCTTTCAGCGGATGGCGCAGGATCACGACGTCGGTGCCACAAGAAGTGGAAACTTCACTTGGTGCCACCGGCTTTGGGCTTCTGTCCTGCTCCTTCTGTCACAAAGAACCTATGCGTGCCTCGGGAAGAACACTATTCCTACCTTTTTATtcacagaacagtttttatCACCCGTTTTCCTCACATATCTCATCTTCCTGATATTTTATCACCTAAATTCCTCagtaaagggggaaaaagattAGAAAACCCCgcgcaggggctggggggttCGGCCAGGCCCGCCGCTTACCCTCGCTGTAGTCGGGGATGACGGCGTCGGGCCAGGGGCTCTCCTCGGCCTGGATGTCCAGCACCCGGTCGATGGACTTCTGCGCCTGCGACAGCGCCTGCTTGGCGAAGCTGGACAGCTGCGAGGCGTTGAACCAGCTCATCCTCCGGCCGGAGCAGCGGCCCCGGGCCCTCGGAGCCCCGCTcccgggcagcggcggggccggcggcctCGGCCTGCGCTGGGCTGGGCTCGGCGCCTGCGCGCCCGCCCGCTCCACGTCGCCAAGGGCCCGGCGCGCAGCCGCCCAGCGGCCGCCATGGCGGGCGGGGAACGCCGCCCTCGCTTCCGCCTCCGTCCTGTCATGGCGGACGGGTTGTTGCCGACCGCCCCGTCCCCCGGCTGTCACTGACAGGAATTAAACGCACTTCgacccaaaaaaacaaacagacgCTCGTCTAAACCTCGCCCTTTAAAGTCACTGCTCCCACAGCCTGCGCTGTGCCTCTTAGCGCTTCGGAACAGCGTAGAGTTGATAAATATTACCCAGTTAAAAATTAGAGTGAAATAATTCACTACTGATTACACACGCGCAGCTGTAAGATGGAGAGGTTAAACACAGTTCACATACAccaaataaaatgagagaatTTCTGTTGAGGAACCTGGCACCTTGTACAGAAAGATCTGACTAAAGCAGACATGATGCAAGAGGTTACTCAACAAACACTATAACCACTCTTCAATGTCCACTGATAAACCACAAACTAAGgagtctttttttattattattttattaataaataccTTAACAGCACCAATGATACTTGAACATAAGTCTGCAACACTGTATGCAGCAGCTGTTTGGTGACTGCAAATGCACATATCACTATTTTCCTGTACAGTTGTTCGTTTCATCCTTCTGAGTTTCCTTGCAAACAAAGTGAGCTCTTCCATACTTAATAACTTACATACAATTGATCAGATCAATATCAAATAAGAGGAAACTGCCCATGTTAATCTATtgctctttcttgcttttaaggTGACTCAGCAAGCATACAGGAGTGCTATGATTTAAATCCAGATCGCTGTGGTTCCTTTTAGGTCTCATtgcatgtatatatgcatacacattcaaatttaaaaagacaagacTTTTGGCCACCCTAAAATTTCCATGTGTCTGATAGTATTATTAATGTTTTGacaacaaaaactgcaaaaaagtGTATTCCTATACATCAGTGTTCTGTACACTAGTAAGTATTTGTACAATATAATCCACCAAATATTGGCTTCTACATACAATTCCAAAATACGGTGATTCATTTGCATTACTTAACCTTCAACGATGCTAGTACTAACATGAACATTTCTGGTTAATTTAACATCCACAGAGTACGTTTGTTTTACAAGGTGGGTACAGTTTTCTCTTGCTGTATAAGCACTTTACTTATTCGTAAATTAAGTGATAAAGTGAAGTTTGAACAACATAGTCTGTGGTGTAGTCACATCAGCAACTGCAAGTTCCTGGCCATCCACAAGCCCcaattctgaaacagaaagaaa includes:
- the TMF1 gene encoding TATA element modulatory factor produces the protein MSWFNASQLSSFAKQALSQAQKSIDRVLDIQAEESPWPDAVIPDYSEGTNSLISGGWDTSSWGLSSNTEPQNQPISPTAITKPVRRTVVDESENFFSAFLSPTDVQNIQKSPVVSKPPAKSQRPKEEVKSALQESQHPSQLEVPVTTEAEVKDSSVAGLVDLKNLDIPKEKLEENSVLSAKHEESTGEVTDKKVSALNLKEPEDALNEKSSAGGVGTGGVLDSTSQSLNAGTKDVGLETKEQKTEDRQSNTPSPPISTFSSGTSTTSDIEVLDHESVISESSVSSRQEAADSKSSLHLMQTSFQLLSTSACTDYNRLDDFQKMTESCCSSDAFERIDSFSVQSLDSRSVSEINSDDESGRAGTSASVTVSPSAPKTETVDALKSKSEDLNDSPVLHAEEAEMEESGRSATPVNSEQPDVLVATVQTDEEQVVKEETEPQQDVGEKLLEEDSEKQELKKMIDSLTEKLEKRETQLLSTSKEKARLEEAYDNLKDEVFRMKEETSSISSLKEEFAQRIADAEKKLQLACKERDAAKKEVKTVKEELATRLNTNETAELLKEKEEQIKGLMEEGEKLSKQQLHNSNMIKKLRAKEKERENINTKQNKKIKELEEELQHLKQVLDGKEDLEKQHRDNIKQLNNVVERQEKDLAKLQAEVEDLEERNRSVQAALDSAYKELADLHKANATKDSEAQEAALSREMKAKEELGLALEKAQDEARQQQEALAIQVSDLRLALQRAEQQAARKEDYLRQEISELQQRLQEAESRNQELSQSVTSATRPLLRQIENLQATLGAQTSSWEKLEKNLSDRLGESQTLLAAAAERERAATEELLSNKIQMSSTESQNSLLRQENTRLQAQLEVERNKLKKMEDENSRYEVELEGLKDEYAKTLEDAKKEKTLLATQLEMEKMKVEQERKKAILVQEAAKEKDRKSFTAETVSSTPSISRSSSVSGVDMAGLQTSFLSQDDSHDHSFGPIATSGSNLYEAIRMGAGSSIIENLQSQLKLRDGEISHLQLEIGNLEKTRSIMAEELVKLTNQNDELEEKVREIPKLRAQLKDLDQRYNTILQMYGEKAEEAEELRLDLEDVKNMYKTQIDELLKQRQN